In Micromonospora sp. WMMD980, the following are encoded in one genomic region:
- a CDS encoding ABC transporter ATP-binding protein, with product MAEERTESTWGTLRRGLALSPELKTGLAGTVALALVYMVGRVAVPVAVQRGIDHGIVGGLDLDVISLTVALTAAVLVVTTTCGYLMMRRLFTVSETALAGVRTRAFRHVHDLSMLHQQSERRGSLVSRVTSDVDQITQFLQWGGVILIVNLGQLLVTTAVMLAYSWQLTLVVLVAFAPAVLVIRQLQRRLAGAYGLVRQRTGTLLGAIGESVVGAPVIRAYGISGRTARRLDAAIDGQRVAQQRAIRISILGSSVGELAAGLALAGVVVVGVSLGVDRTLSVGQLTAFLFLVTLFIQPVQIATEVLNEAQNAIAGWRRVLDVLDVAPDVADPGRQGRDLPGGPLDVRFAGVTFAYPGGPPVLHGVTLDIPAKSRVAVVGETGSGKTTFAKLLTRLMDPTEGQVLLSGVDLRQVRFDSLRTRVVMVPQDGFLFDTTVGENVRFARPDLTDARLTAAFTELGLADWLDGLPSGLDTPVGERGEALSVGERQLVALARAYVADPDLLVLDEATSAVDPATEVRLQRTLDAVTRGRTTLAIAHRLSTAQAADEVIVVDRGRIVQRGPHEDLLRDTDSVYALLYASWLEQTR from the coding sequence GTGGCCGAGGAGCGGACCGAGTCGACCTGGGGGACGCTGCGGCGGGGGCTGGCGCTCTCCCCGGAGCTGAAGACCGGGCTCGCCGGCACGGTGGCGTTGGCGCTCGTCTACATGGTCGGCCGGGTGGCCGTGCCGGTGGCGGTCCAGCGCGGCATCGACCACGGCATCGTCGGCGGTCTCGACCTGGACGTGATCTCGCTGACCGTCGCGCTCACCGCCGCCGTGCTGGTGGTCACCACCACCTGCGGCTACCTGATGATGCGCCGGCTGTTCACGGTCAGCGAGACCGCGCTGGCCGGCGTGCGCACCCGCGCGTTCCGGCACGTGCACGACCTGTCCATGCTGCACCAACAGTCCGAGCGACGGGGGTCGCTGGTCTCCCGGGTCACCAGCGACGTCGACCAGATCACCCAGTTCCTCCAGTGGGGCGGCGTGATCCTCATCGTCAACCTGGGTCAGTTGCTGGTGACCACCGCGGTGATGCTCGCGTACTCCTGGCAGTTGACGCTCGTGGTGCTCGTCGCGTTCGCGCCGGCGGTGCTGGTCATCCGGCAGCTCCAGCGCCGGCTGGCCGGCGCGTACGGGCTCGTCCGGCAGCGGACCGGCACGCTGCTCGGCGCGATCGGCGAGAGCGTGGTGGGCGCCCCGGTGATCCGGGCGTACGGGATCTCCGGGCGCACCGCCCGCCGCCTGGACGCGGCGATCGACGGGCAGCGGGTGGCGCAGCAGCGGGCGATCCGGATCAGCATCCTGGGCAGTTCGGTAGGCGAGCTGGCGGCCGGCCTGGCGCTGGCCGGCGTGGTGGTGGTCGGGGTGAGCCTGGGCGTCGACCGCACCCTGTCAGTCGGCCAGCTCACCGCTTTCCTGTTCCTGGTCACGCTCTTCATCCAGCCGGTGCAGATCGCCACCGAGGTGCTCAACGAGGCGCAGAACGCGATCGCCGGCTGGCGCCGGGTGCTCGACGTGCTGGACGTCGCCCCGGACGTGGCCGACCCCGGCCGGCAGGGCCGGGACCTGCCGGGCGGCCCGCTCGACGTCCGGTTCGCCGGGGTGACGTTCGCCTACCCGGGCGGGCCGCCGGTGCTGCACGGCGTGACCCTGGACATCCCGGCGAAGAGCCGGGTCGCGGTGGTGGGGGAGACCGGCAGCGGCAAGACCACGTTCGCCAAGCTGCTCACCCGGCTGATGGACCCGACCGAGGGCCAGGTGCTGCTCTCCGGCGTCGACCTGCGCCAGGTGCGCTTCGACTCGCTGCGTACCCGGGTGGTGATGGTGCCGCAGGACGGCTTCCTGTTCGACACCACGGTCGGGGAGAACGTCCGTTTCGCCCGTCCGGACCTGACCGACGCGCGGCTCACCGCCGCCTTCACCGAACTGGGACTGGCCGACTGGCTGGACGGGCTGCCGTCCGGGCTGGACACGCCGGTCGGGGAGCGCGGCGAGGCGCTCAGTGTCGGCGAGCGGCAGCTCGTGGCGCTGGCCCGTGCCTACGTGGCCGACCCGGACCTGCTGGTGCTCGACGAGGCGACGAGCGCGGTCGACCCGGCCACCGAGGTGCGCCTGCAACGCACGCTCGACGCGGTCACCCGGGGCCGCACGACGCTCGCCATCGCGCACCGGCTCTCCACCGCGCAGGCGGCCGACGAGGTGATCGTGGTGGACCGGGGTCGGATCGTCCAGCGTGGCCCGCACGAGGATCTGCTGCGCGACACCGACTCGGTCTACGCCCTGCTCTACGCGTCCTGGCTGGAGCAGACCCGCTGA
- a CDS encoding TetR family transcriptional regulator: MSRRDTGAARSASPRRTGRRPGSPDTRETILNAAREAFAERGYDATPIRAVAAAAGVDPALVHHYFGVKEELFRAAMAIPVDPAELLPRVLAGGADEVGERLVRTFLAVWDSPAGVAAVALLRSAVSNQWTARLLREFLTTQILRRVLDQLDLDPAEAPLRGALVATQVAGLAMMRYVIRLEPVASASPDTLAATIGPTLQRYLTGPLPAPDGHRPE; this comes from the coding sequence ATGAGCCGCCGCGACACCGGTGCGGCGCGGTCAGCGAGCCCGCGTCGCACCGGGCGGCGGCCCGGCAGCCCGGACACCCGGGAGACGATCCTGAACGCGGCCCGGGAGGCGTTCGCCGAGCGGGGCTACGACGCCACGCCGATCCGGGCGGTCGCCGCCGCCGCCGGGGTGGACCCGGCGCTGGTGCACCACTACTTCGGCGTCAAGGAGGAGCTGTTCCGCGCCGCCATGGCGATCCCGGTCGACCCGGCCGAGCTGCTGCCGCGGGTGCTGGCGGGCGGCGCGGACGAGGTCGGCGAGCGGCTGGTCCGCACGTTCCTGGCGGTCTGGGACTCGCCGGCCGGCGTCGCCGCGGTGGCCCTGCTCCGCTCCGCGGTGAGCAACCAGTGGACCGCCCGCCTGCTCCGTGAGTTCCTGACCACCCAGATCCTGCGCCGGGTCCTCGACCAGCTCGACCTGGACCCGGCCGAGGCGCCGCTGCGGGGCGCGCTGGTCGCCACCCAGGTCGCCGGCCTGGCCATGATGCGCTACGTGATCCGCCTGGAACCGGTCGCGTCCGCGTCACCGGACACGCTGGCCGCCACGATCGGCCCGACCCTCCAGCGATACCTCACCGGCCCGTTGCCCGCCCCGGACGGGCACCGGCCCGAATGA
- a CDS encoding ABC transporter ATP-binding protein, protein MLGRGLRVLGRAIREQPRIFAVAVTGSVLFGLLVIASAYVIGGVVGEVVVPAVERGAVATGALALAAAALFGISVLRVVGIFGRRLGAGYMQFRLQAAYRRRVTRRYLDLPLAWHHRNSTGTLLSNANSDVEAAWYPIAPLPFAVGTLVMLVGAVASLFLTDWALALVGLAVFPALFALNVVYSRRMAPRQARAQRLRAEVSGIAHESFDGALVVKTMGRESQETARFAARAGELRDALISVGRLRGVFDPMLETLPSLGTLAVLVVGAIRLRQGAISVTELVSVAFLFTVLAFPVRAIGWVLAELPRSVAGWDRVRRVLDATGEMPYGEVTFDPATRTPAPLSCHDVHFSYEPAEAHLPGTQVLGEVTFTVPAGKTVALVGPTGAGKSTITSLAVRLVDPDRGRVTLDGVDVRDLTAASLAATVALVAQVPFVFDDTVRANITLDRAGIGDDEVWAALRLAEADGFVAALPDGLDTMVGERGTSLSGGQRQRLTLARALAGRPRLLVLDDATSAVDPRVEAAILAGLRAPADGGAPASILVVAYRRATIALADEVIYVERGRVVARGTHPELLATVPGYADLVTAYEQAEQEREQNRMYDEVTPMTSGLEIEVDR, encoded by the coding sequence GTGCTCGGCAGGGGGCTGCGGGTGCTCGGTCGGGCGATCCGGGAACAACCCCGGATCTTCGCGGTGGCGGTCACCGGCAGCGTGCTCTTCGGCCTCCTCGTGATCGCCAGCGCGTACGTGATCGGCGGCGTGGTCGGCGAGGTGGTGGTGCCGGCGGTCGAGCGCGGCGCGGTGGCCACCGGCGCGCTCGCGCTCGCCGCGGCGGCGCTGTTCGGGATCAGCGTGCTGCGGGTGGTCGGCATCTTCGGCCGCCGGCTCGGCGCCGGCTACATGCAGTTCCGGCTCCAGGCCGCCTACCGCCGCCGGGTCACCCGCCGGTACCTGGACCTGCCGCTGGCCTGGCACCACCGCAACTCGACCGGCACGTTGCTGTCCAACGCCAACTCCGACGTGGAGGCCGCCTGGTACCCGATCGCGCCGCTGCCGTTCGCGGTCGGCACGCTGGTGATGCTGGTCGGCGCCGTCGCGTCGCTGTTCCTCACCGACTGGGCGCTCGCCCTGGTCGGCCTCGCCGTCTTCCCCGCGCTGTTCGCGCTCAACGTGGTCTACTCCCGCCGGATGGCTCCCCGCCAGGCCCGGGCCCAGCGACTGCGCGCCGAGGTCAGCGGCATCGCGCACGAGAGCTTCGACGGCGCGCTGGTGGTCAAGACCATGGGCCGCGAGTCGCAGGAGACGGCCCGCTTCGCCGCCCGCGCCGGCGAGCTGCGCGACGCGCTGATCTCCGTCGGCCGGCTGCGCGGTGTCTTCGACCCGATGCTGGAGACGTTGCCCAGCCTCGGCACGCTCGCCGTGCTGGTGGTCGGCGCGATCCGGCTCCGCCAGGGCGCGATCAGCGTGACCGAGCTGGTCAGTGTCGCGTTCCTGTTCACCGTGCTGGCGTTCCCGGTGCGGGCCATCGGCTGGGTGCTGGCCGAGCTGCCGCGCAGCGTCGCCGGCTGGGACCGGGTCCGCCGGGTCCTCGACGCCACCGGCGAGATGCCGTACGGCGAGGTGACGTTCGACCCGGCCACCCGGACGCCGGCCCCGCTGTCGTGCCACGACGTCCACTTCTCCTACGAGCCGGCCGAGGCGCACCTGCCCGGCACCCAGGTGCTCGGCGAGGTCACCTTCACGGTGCCGGCGGGGAAGACGGTCGCCCTGGTCGGGCCGACCGGCGCCGGCAAGTCCACCATCACGTCGCTGGCCGTGCGCCTGGTCGACCCGGACCGCGGCCGGGTCACGCTCGACGGCGTCGACGTGCGTGACCTGACCGCCGCCTCGCTCGCCGCCACCGTGGCGCTGGTGGCCCAGGTGCCGTTCGTCTTCGACGACACCGTCCGCGCCAACATCACGCTCGACCGCGCCGGCATCGGCGACGACGAGGTGTGGGCGGCGCTGCGACTGGCCGAGGCGGACGGCTTCGTCGCCGCGCTGCCGGACGGGCTGGACACCATGGTCGGCGAGCGGGGCACCTCGCTCTCCGGCGGCCAACGGCAACGGCTCACGTTGGCCCGGGCGCTCGCCGGCCGGCCCCGGCTGCTGGTGCTCGACGACGCCACCAGCGCCGTCGACCCGCGGGTCGAGGCGGCCATCCTGGCCGGACTGCGGGCCCCCGCCGACGGCGGCGCGCCGGCGTCGATCCTGGTGGTGGCCTACCGCCGGGCCACCATCGCGCTCGCCGACGAGGTGATCTACGTGGAGCGCGGCCGGGTGGTCGCCCGCGGCACCCACCCCGAGCTGCTGGCCACCGTGCCCGGGTACGCCGACCTGGTCACCGCCTACGAGCAGGCCGAGCAGGAACGCGAGCAGAACCGCATGTACGACGAGGTCACCCCGATGACCTCCGGCCTGGAGATCGAGGTGGACCGGTGA